A single Brassica rapa cultivar Chiifu-401-42 chromosome A04, CAAS_Brap_v3.01, whole genome shotgun sequence DNA region contains:
- the LOC103865958 gene encoding phosphoenolpyruvate carboxylase 2 — MATGSLKKMGSIDAQLRLIAPAKVSEDDKLVEYDALLLDRFLDILQDLHGEEVREFVQECYEVAADYDGNRNTAKLEELGNMLTSLDPGDSIVVTKSFSNMLSLANLAEEVQIAYRRRIKKLKKGDFADEASATTESDIEETLKRLLQLNKTPEEVFDALKNQTVDLVLTAHPTQSVRRSLLQKFGRIRDCLTQLYAKDITPDDKQELDEALQREIQAAFRTDEIRRTPPTPQDEMRAGMSYFHETIWKGVPKFLRRVDTALKNIGINERVPYNAPLIQFSSWMGGDRDGNPRVTPEVTRDVCLLARMMAANLYFSQIEDLMFEMSMWRCNEELRVRAEVQRCAKRDAKHYIEFWKQIPSNEPYRAILGDVRDKLYNTRERARQLLSSGVSDIPEDSVFTSVDQFLEPLELCYRSLCDCGDRPIADGSLLDFLRQVSTFGLALVKLDIRQESDRHTDVLDAITQHLGIGSYKEWSEEKRQEWLLSELSGKRPLFGHDLPKTEEIADVLDTFKVISELPHDSFGAYIISMATAPSDVLAVELLQRECGITHPLRVVPLFEKLADLENAPASVARLFSIEWYRNRINGKQEVMIGYSDSGKDAGRLSAAWQLYKTQEELVKVAKEYGVKLTMFHGRGGTVGRGGGPTHLAILSQPPDTIHGQLRVTVQGEVIEQSFGEEHLCFRTLQRFTAATLEHGMHPPVSPKPEWRVLMDEMAVIATEEYRSVVFKEPRFVEYFRLATPELEYGRMNIGSRPSKRKPSGGIESLRAIPWIFAWTQTRFHLPVWLGFGSAFKRVIQKDAKNLNMLKEMYNQWPFFRVTIDLVEMVFAKGDPGIAALYDRLLVSEELQPFGEQLRVNYQETRRLLLQVAGHKDILEGDPYLRQRLQLRDPYITTLNVCQAYTLKQIRDPSFHVKVRPHLSKDYMESSKPAAELVKLNPKSEYAPGLEDTVILTMKGIAAGMQNTG; from the exons ATGGCTACCGGAAGTTTGAAGAAGATGGGTTCCATTGATGCTCAGCTCAGGCTTATTGCTCCTGCTAAGGTCTCTGAAGACGACAAGCTTGTGGAGTACGATGCTCTCTTGCTGGATCGGTTTCTCGATATTCTCCAGGATTTGCATGGCGAAGAAGTCAGAGAATTC GTTCAAGAATGCTACGAGGTAGCTGCGGATTACGACGGGAACCGCAACACTGCTAAGCTAGAGGAGCTCGGAAACATGCTGACGTCTCTGGACCCAGGAGACTCAATCGTTGTCACAAAGTCATTCTCCAACATGCTTAGCTTGGCTAACTTGGCCGAGGAAGTCCAGATTGCGTACAGGCGCAGGATCAAGAAGCTTAAAAAAGGAGACTTCGCTGATGAGGCCTCCGCAACAACAGAATCCGATATTGAAGAGACTCTCAAGAGGCTGTTGCAGCTTAACAAGACCCCTGAAGAGGTCTTTGATGCTCTCAAGAACCAGACTGTTGACTTGGTCTTGACTGCTCATCCTACTCAATCTGTTCGCCGCTCTTTGCTCCAAAAGTTTGGAAG GATTCGTGATTGCTTAACACAGTTATATGCAAAAGACATTACTCCTGATGATAAACAAGAACTCGATGAAGCTCTGCAACGAGAG ATTCAAGCTGCTTTCCGCACGGATGAGATTAGGAGAACTCCACCTACACCGCAAGATGAGATGAGAGCAGGGATGAGTTACTTCCACGAGACAATCTGGAAAGGAGTTCCTAAATTCTTGAGACGCGTTGATACTGCTCTGAAGAACATTGGAATCAACGAGCGTGTTCCTTACAATGCACCTCTCATTCAGTTCTCTTCTTGGATGGGTGGTGACCGTGATG GAAACCCTCGAGTGACTCCTGAAGTTACAAGAGATGTATGCTTACTAGCAAGAATGATGGCTGCTAATCTCTACTTCTCCCAGATTGAAGATCTTATGTTTGAG aTGTCTATGTGGCGTTGCAATGAAGAGCTTCGTGTACGTGCAGAAGTTCAAAGGTGTGCCAAAAGAGATGCAAAACACTATATAG AGTTTTGGAAACAAATCCCTTCAAATGAGCCGTACAGAGCTATACTCGGAGACGTTAGAGACAAACTCTACAACACACGTGAGCGTGCGCGCCAGCTCTTGTCAAGTGGAGTCTCAGACATTCCTGAAGACTCGGTGTTCACTAGTGTGGACCAG TTCTTGGAGCCGCTTGAGCTTTGTTACAGGTCGCTATGCGACTGCGGAGACAGACCTATAGCCGATGGAAGCCTGCTAGACTTCTTGCGTCAAGTGTCTACATTTGGTCTGGCCCTTGTGAAGCTCGACATCCGTCAAGAATCCGACCGTCACACCGATGTCTTAGACGCCATCACGCAGCACTTAGGCATCGGTTCTTACAAAGAATGGTCGGAGGAGAAAAGACAGGAGTGGCTCTTATCCGAGCTGAGCGGGAAACGCCCTCTCTTCGGACACGATCTTCCCAAAACCGAAGAGATCGCTGACGTGTTGGACACGTTCAAAGTCATCTCCGAGCTTCCTCACGATAGCTTCGGCGCGTACATCATCTCAATGGCCACTGCTCCCTCAGACGTCCTCGCTGTCGAGCTTTTACAACGTGAATGTGGAATCACTCACCCTCTGAGAGTCGTCCCCTTGTTCGAGAAGCTAGCTGATCTAGAAAACGCTCCTGCTTCCGTCGCGCGTCTCTTCTCCATAGAGTGGTACAGGAACCGGATCAACGGCAAGCAAGAGGTCATGATCGGGTACTCAGACTCAGGCAAAGACGCGGGACGTTTATCCGCGGCGTGGCAGCTGTACAAGACACAAGAGGAGCTGGTGAAGGTGGCAAAAGAGTACGGAGTGAAGCTGACTATGTTTCACGGGAGAGGTGGGACTGTGGGGAGAGGTGGCGGGCCTACGCATCTTGCTATCTTGTCTCAGCCGCCGGATACGATCCACGGGCAGCTTAGGGTGACGGTGCAAGGGGAAGTTATTGAGCAGTCTTTTGGAGAAGAGCATTTGTGTTTCAGGACTCTTCAGCGTTTCACTGCTGCTACACTTGAGCATGGGATGCATCCGCCTGTTTCTCCTAAGCCTGAGTGGCGTGTGCTTATGGATGAGATGGCTGTGATTGCTACTGAGGAGTATCGGTCTGTTGTCTTCAAGGAGCCTCGTTTCGTAGAGTACTTCCGTCTG GCAACACCTGAGCTTGAGTATGGAAGGATGAACATAGGAAGCAGACCATCAAAGCGAAAACCAAGCGGAGGCATTGAGTCTCTACGTGCAATCCCATGGATCTTTGCCTGGACTCAGACAAGGTTCCACTTGCCGGTATGGCTAGGCTTTGGATCAGCGTTCAAACGCGTGATCCAGAAGGACGCCAAGAATCTCAACATGCTCAAAGAGATGTACAACCAGTGGCCTttcttccgcgtcacaatcgatCTAGTCGAAATGGTTTTCGCCAAAGGAGACCCTGGAATCGCTGCTCTCTACGACCGTCTCCTCGTCTCTGAAGAGCTTCAACCCTTTGGTGAACAGCTTCGTGTTAACTACCAAGAGACCAGACGTCTCCTCCTCCAG GTGGCTGGTCACAAGGACATTCTTGAAGGTGATCCCTACCTGAGGCAAAGGCTGCAGCTACGTGACCCGTACATCACCACGTTGAACGTGTGTCAAGCCTATACTCTCAAGCAGATCCGTGACCCGAGCTTCCATGTTAAAGTGAGGCCACACTTGTCTAAAGACTACATGGAGTCTAGTAAACCAGCGGCTGAGCTAGTTAAGCTGAATCCTAAGAGTGAGTACGCACCTGGACTTGAAGACACTGTTATCCTTACCATGAAGGGTATAGCCGCCGGTATGCAGAATACCGGTTAA
- the LOC103865960 gene encoding protein LIGHT-DEPENDENT SHORT HYPOCOTYLS 10 codes for MSSPGDRGKNFMESSGSEPPVTPSRYESQKRRDWNTFGQYLKNQRPPVPMSHCSCNHVLDFLRYLDQFGKTKVHVFGCMFYGQPEPPAPCTCPLRQAWGSLDALIGRLRAAYEENGGSPETNPFATGAIRVYLREVRECQAKARGIPYKKKKKKPKTEMSGGRDDSSSSSSSFNFS; via the coding sequence ATGTCATCTCCTGGAGATAGAGGAAAGAACTTTATGGAATCATCAGGATCAGAGCCACCGGTAACACCAAGCCGTTACGAGTCACAGAAGAGACGCGACTGGAACACTTTCGGACAGTACTTGAAGAACCAGAGACCACCCGTGCCGATGTCTCACTGCAGCTGCAACCACGTGCTTGATTTCCTCAGGTACTTAGACCAGTTCGGTAAGACAAAGGTGCACGTGTTTGGCTGTATGTTCTACGGCCAGCCTGAGCCACCAGCTCCTTGCACGTGCCCTCTCAGACAAGCTTGGGGAAGTCTTGACGCTTTGATCGGACGGCTGAGAGCAGCTTATGAGGAAAACGGTGGATCTCCGGAAACAAACCCTTTCGCTACTGGAGCAATAAGGGTTTATTTGAGGGAGGTTAGGGAGTGTCAGGCTAAGGCTAGAGGGATTCCttacaagaagaaaaagaagaagccaaagACGGAGATGAGTGGTGGAAGAGACGactcttcttcctcatcctccTCCTTCAACTTCTCTTGA
- the LOC103865961 gene encoding F-box protein MAX2 — protein MASTTLCDLPDVILSTISALVTDSRARNSLSLVSHKFLALERSTRSHLTLRGNARDLHLLPGCFRSISHLDLSFLSPWGHSLLTSLPVDHQPLLALRLHLCFPSVDALTVYSRSPTSLELLLPQWPRIRHVKLIRWHQRPSQIPQGDDFVPIFEHCGLLESLDLSAFYHWTEDLPPVLQRYADVAARLTRLDILTASFSEGYKSSEIVDITKACPNLRDFRVACTFDPRYFEFVGDETLSAVSANCPKLTLLHMVDTASLASPRAVLGGEAGDSAITAATLMEVFSALPHLEELVLDVGKNVKLSGVALEALNTKCKKLRSLKLGQFQGVCSAADWRKFDGVALCGGLLSLSLKNSADLSDMGLVAIGRGCCKLSKFEIQGCENVTVKGLRTMVSLLRKTLTDVRISCCKNLDATASLKAVEPIYDRIKKLHIDCVWSGSEEEGGERVETSETNDDNDDGDDDDYERSQKRCKYSTDDVNGFSSEDRVWEKLEYLSLWISAGEFLTPLPMTGLDDCPNLEEIRIKIEGDCRDRRRPSEPELGLSCLALYPKLSKMQLDCGDTIGFALTAPPMQMDLSLWERFFLTGIGNLSLSELDYWPPQDRDVNQRSLSLPGAGLLQECLTLRKLFIHGTAHEHFMNFLLRIPNLRDVQLREDYYPAPENDMSTEMRVGSCSRFEDQLNSRIIID, from the exons ATGGCTTCCACCACTCTCTGCGACCTCCCTGACGTCATCTTATCCACCATCTCCGCTCTCGTCACCGACTCACGAGCCCGCAACTCCCTCTCCCTCGTCTCCCACAAGTTCCTCGCCCTCGAGAGGTCCACCCGCTCCCACCTCACTCTCCGCGGCAACGCGCGTGACCTCCACCTCCTCCCCGGCTGCTTCCGATCCATCTCCCACCTCGATCTCTCCTTCCTCTCCCCGTGGGGCCACTCCCTCCTCACCTCCCTCCCCGTCGATCACCAGCCCCTCCTCGCTCTCCGCCTCCACCTCTGCTTCCCTTCCGTCGACGCCCTCACCGTCTACTCCCGCTCCCCGACCTCCCTCGAGCTTCTCCTCCCTCAGTGGCCGAGGATTCGCCACGTCAAGCTCATCCGTTGGCACCAGAGACCCTCTCAGATCCCTCAGGGCGACGACTTCGTGCCCATCTTCGAGCACTGTGGTCTCCTCGAGTCTTTGGATCTCTCTGCTTTCTACCACTGGACGGAAGACTTGCCTCCCGTTCTCCAGCGTTATGCTGACGTGGCGGCGAGGCTCACTCGCTTGGATATATTAACGGCGTCGTTTAGTGAGGGATACAAGTCGAGCGAGATCGTTGATATTACTAAAGCTTGTCCTAATCTTAGAGACTTCCGTGTTGCTTGCACGTTTGATCCGAGATACTTCGAGTTTGTCGGTGACGAGACTCTCTCCGCCGTGTCTGCCAACTGTCCTAAGCTAACACTCCTCCACATGGTGGATACAGCTTCGCTGGCAAGTCCTAGAGCGGTTCTAG GTGGTGAAGCCGGAGATTCAGCTATCACGGCGGCGACGCTGATGGAGGTTTTCTCAGCTCTACCGCATCTAGAGGAGCTTGTGCTTGACGTTGGTAAGAACGTGAAGCTTAGCGGTGTAGCTTTAGAGGCTTTAAACACCAAATGCAAGAAGCTGAGATCTTTGAAGCTAGGACAGTTCCAAGGGGTTTGCTCCGCCGCAGATTGGCGGAAGTTTGACGGCGTGGCGTTATGCGGAGGGTTGTTGTCGCTGTCTTTAAAAAACTCTGCCGATTTGAGTGATATGGGTTTGGTGGCTATAGGGAGAGGATGTTGTAAGCTGAGTAAGTTTGAGATTCAAGGGTGTGAGAATGTGACAGTGAAAGGGCTTAGAACTATGGTTTCACTGCTTAGGAAGACGTTAACTGATGTTAGAATCTCTTGCTGTAAGAATCTAGATGCAACAGCTTCTTTAAAGGCGGTTGAGCCTATCTATGATAGGATCAAGAAGCTGCATATTGATTGTGTTTGGTCTGGTTCAGAGGAGGAAGGTGGAGAAAGGGTGGAAACAAGTGAGACtaatgatgataatgatgatggtgatgatgatgattacgAGAGGAGTCAGAAGAGGTGCAAGTACTCAACAGATGATGTGAATGGGTTCTCCTCTGAAGACAGAGTGTGGGAGAAACTTGAGTATCTGTCTTTATGGATCAGTGCTGGTGAGTTTCTAACACCACTACCTATGACAGGACTAGATGACTGTCCTAACTTGGAAGAGATCAGGATCAAGATAGAAGGAGACTGCAGAGATAGACGCAGGCCTTCTGAGCCGGAGCTAGGACTAAGCTGTCTAGCTCTCTACCCAAAGCTCTCAAAGATGCAGCTAGACTGCGGTGACACGATCGGTTTCGCCTTGACCGCGCCGCCTATGCAGATGGATCTGAGCTTGTGGGAGAGGTTCTTCTTGACTGGAATTGGAAACTTGAGCTTGAGCGAGCTAGATTATTGGCCACCGCAGGATAGAGATGTTAACCAGAGGAGTCTTTCTCTTCCTGGTGCAGGTTTGTTGCAAGAGTGCTTAACTCTGAGGAAGCTTTTTATTCATGGAACGGCTCATGAGCATTTCATGAACTTTTTGTTGAGGATCCCAAACTTGAGAGATGTGCAGCTTAGAGAAGACTATTATCCAGCTCCTGAGAATGATATGAGCACTGAGATGCGAGTTGGTTCTTGTAGTCGGTTTGAGGATCAGTTGAACAGCCGCATCATCATTGACTGA